Proteins from a genomic interval of Schistocerca serialis cubense isolate TAMUIC-IGC-003099 chromosome 11, iqSchSeri2.2, whole genome shotgun sequence:
- the LOC126426725 gene encoding E3 SUMO-protein ligase ZBED1-like, with amino-acid sequence MKRSRTSEMWSYFEILDREFAKCTLCGKKLSYKSTTTNLKKHLQKSHLIVDFSSQRPSELDLGESLPVEVILGTSSVEEERAAPAPSMQQGVQSSMTSYLSKRIGVNQKKKIDEQLLQLFTKDFQPFSVVEDSGFRGFVRALNPGYELPSRKHISDVMLQAAYTAAKEKVVDKLSAAKTVCLTTDCWTSAANEGYMAVTGHFVSEDFTLQSVLLGCSQLSGAHTAPNLSASLIGTTDNFRLTDKVLLVVTDNAPNIKNAVSILKWKHFGCYAHTLNLIVQNALKHFVSIQQKVKTIVAFFKRSCKATERLLTYQQNNGAGHVKKLVQEVPTRWNSTLYMLERIVEIKDAVKTSLVLFTVDFEQLTDEEWNICSELCSVLKPFAQVSTQLSAESYPTGSQVIVLTRGLLSVCAELLKRPFNSVTRTIIEELTKGLKDRFHNVEMSKSIGVATLLDPRFKSLVFESRVAADNAKKQLIELVAQKMGDRRLTNTGQSHETVSTSTTTDPLSVWGVYDAIVKSTQPQGTPQSAAIVEVQRYMDSPVISRSEDPLAWWRENQYIFPHIAKVVREKFNIVATSVPCERIFSKTGIIINERRTRLKASKVEKLIFLNMNSTNS; translated from the exons ATGAAGAGGTCGAGGACAAGCGAAATGTGGTCATATTTCGAAATTCTTGATCGAGAGTTTGCGAAATGTACTTTGTGCGGTAAGAAATTATCGTACAAATCGACGACGACGAATTTAAAGAAACATCTCCAGAAATCACATTTAATTGTGGATTTCTCTTCACAAAGACCTTCGGAGCTAGATTTGG GTGAATCCCTTCCTGTAGAGGTGATCCTTGGCACCAGTAGTGTGGAAGAGGAGCGAGCTGCTCCAGCCCCCTCAATGCAGCAAGGTGTTCAAAGTTCTATGACATCGTACCTCTCCAAAAGGATCGGAGTGAATCAGAAAAAGAAGATAGATGAGCAACTTCTTCAGCTGTTCACTAAAGACTTCCAACCATTTTCAGTCGTTGAAGATTCGGGGTTTCGGGGTTTTGTGCGGGCCCTTAATCCTGGTTATGAGTTACCAAGCAGGAAGCATATTTCAGATGTAATGCTGCAAGCAGCATACACAGCAGCAAAAGAGAAAGTGGTAGACAAACTGTCAGCTGCGAAGACAGTTTGTTTGACCACAGATTGCTGGACATCGGCAGCAAATGAAGGTTACATGGCGGTGACAGGGCATTTTGTGTCTGAAGATTTCACCTTGCAATCGGTGTTGTTAGGATGTTCCCAATTGTCTGGTGCACATACTGCTCCAAATCTGTCGGCATCTCTAATAGGCACGACAGATAACTTCAGGCTGACAGACAAAGTTTTGCTGGTTGTGACGGATAATGCACCAAATATTAAAAATGCAGTATCCATTTTAAAGTGGAAACACTTTGGGTGCTATGCACATACATTGAATCTTATTGTTCAGAATGCACTAAAACATTTTGTGTCAATTCAGCAGAAAGTGAAAACTATTGTAGCATTCTTCAAGAGAAGCTGCAAGGCAACAGAAAGACTGCTGACATACCAACAAAATAATGGGGCAGGTCATGTTAAAAAACTGGTGCAGGAGGTGCCAACAAGGTGGAACTCTACTCTGTATATGTTGGAGCGAATAGTTGAAATTAAAGATGCAGTGAAGACTTCACTTGTACTATTCACAGTTGATTTTGAACAACTTACCGACGAGGAATGGAACATCTGCTCAGAACTCTGCTCTGTGTTGAAGCCATTTGCACAGGTTTCAACACAGCTTAGTGCTGAGTCATATCCTACTGGCAGCCAA GTTATTGTTCTGACAAGGGGATTATTATCAGtgtgtgcagaacttttgaaacgGCCATTTAACAGTGTGACAAGGACTATCATTGAAGAATTAACAAAAGGCCTGAAGGACCGTTTCCACAATGTAGAGATGAGCAAATCTATAGGAGTAGCCACTCTACTAGATCCACGGTTTAAATCTCTTGTGTTTGAAAGCCGAGTTGCAGCAGATAACGCAAAGAAACAGCTTATTGAACTAGTAGCACAAAAGATGGGTGACAGAAGACTGACAAACACAGGCCAGAGCCATGAAACTGTGTCAACTTCAACCACCACTGATCCCTTGTCAGTATGGGGTGTCTATGATGCAATTGTAAAATCAACACAGCCCCAGGGCACTCCTCAGTCAGCTGCTATTGTGGAAGTACAAAGGTACATGGACAGCCCAGTTATTAGTAGAAGTGAGGATCCACTGGCATGGTGGCGTGAAAATCAATATATTTTCCCACATATTGCTAAAGTGGTGAGGGAAAAATTCAATATAGTGGCCACTTCTGTGCCGTGCGaaagaatattttctaaaactggtatcattatAAATGAAAGGCGAACACGGCTGAAGGCGTCCAAAGTTGAAAAACTTATATTTCTAAATATGAACAGTACTAACTCCTGA